Within the Streptomyces sp. NBC_00554 genome, the region CGCGCAGTTCCCCGCGCCCCTTACGGGGCGCTGTCCTCGACGTCTGCCTTGGTGACCTCGGTCTCGTCGACCTCGGTGTCCGCCTCTTCCGCGTCCTCGTCGCCGTCCTCGAAGTAGGCGTCCAGGACCGCGTCCAGCCGTTCCTCCCACTCGCCGAACCGCGCCCGGGACGCCGCCTCGATCTCGATCGGGTACCAGCGGCGGTCGGGAGTGTGGACGGTGATGGTGAACCGCCTGCCGAAGCGCGGGGACTCCGTCTCCACGGCGCCGATCTCGTCCCAGCGGAACTCGCACGCCTGGTCGTCCAGGGCGAGCCGTACGCCCTTGTGGTCGGCGGCGATCTTCGCGCGACGGTCGGAGGCCTCGAAGACGGGGCCGTCGGGGGCTTCGTCCTCCTCCGCCTCCTCGACCTCCTCGGACTTCTCTGCCTTCTCGAGATCGGCCTTCTCCAGATCGGCCTTCTCGAGAGAGGGTCCCTCGGACTCCTCGGCCTCGGCCTCGGCCTCCGGCTTCGCCTCCGCCTCGACGGAGTCGTCCGGGGACCCGGCGTCCGCCGGCTCTCCGGACACGGGTGAGGTGAGCCCGGGGATGAAGGCCGGGTCGAACCCGGCGCCTTCCAGGGGCTGGCTGCTCGAACCTATGCGCTGCTCCACAGCCGGAAGTATGGCGGACGAAGCTGTGCCATGGGGCGCCGGGGGCAGAAGGCTTCTTGGGGGATGGACGGTACGGGGGCGAATTCGAAGACCCTCCAGCAACACGCTCCAAGGCTGACCGAGACTCGTTGCCCGCGCGCACCACGAAGCGTCTACTGGTCAGAAGGGATCGGTGAACGAGATCGGCTTGCCGGTGGCGTGGGCGTATGCGATCTCCCTGCTGGTGGACTCGCCGATATACCCGCCTGGGTTGACGACCAGAACCCGGTCAGCCAGGTCGATCTTGCGCAGGTGGAGGGCGTCCAGCGCGGTCTTCTGCTCGTTGGTGATCAACTCGTCTGCTTCGTGATCCTCGGCGCGCAGGAAGACGCCTGGCGCGACGACGATGACACCTGCGAAGGTCAGATCACGGTTCGCCGCGCTCATCTCGTGCACGAACCGGGTAGAGCCGCAGATGCAGACAATCTCAGGTCGGTCGGGCACGGCTCCGTCCTTCGGGTCGAACGGGAAACCGTCCGTGTGCGCGCAGCCATCACAGACGGGCAGACGAGCCAACACTTTACGCAGCGAGACGGACACCACGCGGCTGCACTGTCACAGGCGGGAGGCGTGGCCCGTGCTGGGAATGACGCTGCTCGACGCCACACCGAACTCCGCGCCCCTCATCCCCACCGCCTCTCGCCGCAGCTTCAGTTGCCGCCCCACCGCACTCCAGAAACCCATGCTCCGGTGCCGTGGGTGGTCTTCCCCAAGAAACACGAGAGGGAAAGAAACCGACCAAACCCCACCCCTCCCTCCCGCCCGTGGCGCAGCGTCACCCTCGCGAGTGAACATCACCAACTCAGCTGGATTTCGGCCTGGTTGCTTGCCTTACGCTCGCCGCAACACAAACGCAGACATACAACGGCCCTCGCCGGGACTGCAATCCCAATGCGAGGGCCTCACCACCAAGGAAGAAAGCCGCTTCCCGATGGATACGCAAAACCTTAGCGCGCCCTCGCGCGCCCAGTCCGGTATCGCGGGCAAAAACCACCCCCGCACGGGCGGGCTCGACCACGATCACACCCGCCACTCCACCCGCTTCACGGTGGTCGGCAACCACCTCGTCCAGCACGCGGAGCTGTCTCTCCTCGCGATCGGGCTGGCCTGCCACATCCAGTCTCTCCCCAAGCGCGCCCGCGTCGACATCAAGACCCTCGCCGCCCGCTTCCCCGAGGGCACGACCCGTATCGCCGCCGCCCTGCGCGAGTTGGAGGCCCACGGCTACCTGCGCCGCGAACGCCAACGCGTCCCCGGCGGCCGCATCGTCAGCCGCACGATCTCCTGCAACCAGCCCGGACGACGGAACCATGACGAGCCCGACCACACCCCGGCCCCGGCGAAGAAGCCCCGCCCGACCCGCAAGAAACCTCTCCCCGCCGTCCCGCAGCCGTCGTACCCCTCCCCCACCCTCCTCCAGCAGGCCACCGACCTCCTCGCCGGCCTCCGCCGCGAGGACCCCCGCCTGCTCCTCACGACCAACGACACCAGCCACCTGGCCCCCGGCGTCGCCGCCTGGCTGGAACGCGACCTCACCCCCACCGCCGTACGCCAAGCCCTGACCACGGATCTCCCGGACCCCCTGTGCCGCCCGGCAGCCCTCCTGGCCCACCGCCTGACCACCCAGCTGCCACCGCCACCCCCGTTCCGAGCCCCCTCATCACCACCACCCGTCCGACACCCGCTCCGGAACTGCGACGACTGCGACCGCGCCTTCCGAGGCCCGGAACCAGGCCGCTGCCGCGACTGCCGTGACCGAATCCCCGCAGTGACCATCTGACCGCCGGCTGCGGTGCCCAGAACGAGAGACCCCGACACGACCATGGCCAGTCCTCAGCACGTGTTCTCTGCCCACTCCCGTCGGCAGCCCGGCCGGATACCCTGGCCCGAGCGCCCACAGGAGGACACGATGAGCACCCAGTCCGAACACGGACACGAGCTGATCCCCCGTCCAGAACTGACGCCGGATGCCCTCCGTGCGGCCCTCGCCGTGGTCGCCCCGGGACGTCTCGACGAGATGCAGGCCATGAAGGACGAGGCCTTCGCCAAGGCTGTCGAGTGGCAGTCCCTCAGCCCGGTGCAGAGCTGGGTGCTGATCTGGGCCAAGGAGATCGAGATCGCCCGTCGCCCGGACCTGACCGCCCGCTACGACCAGGCGCAGAAGGACCTGGAGCACGAGGATCCGGCCATCGCGCAGGAAGCTCTTCGCGAGCTGAGCGCGGTCCTCGAAGAGGCCCTGAAGGCAGTTCGCGAGTGAGTTGGAAATGGGAGTACGCCTTCGGGGCCGAAGAAACCGCGCGCGCCGCTCCGGCAGACTTCCTGGCCACTGTTTCCTGCAGGGCCGACGAACTGGTCAGGGCGGCCGAAGCTCTTCACGTCCGCGGCCGCGCCCATGAGGGCATCGACCCGAAAGGCGGCGAGATCATCGTCTCCGGCGGCTGGTTCAGGTACCAGGTCGTCGTGCGGAGCGAACGCGTCTACGTCGTCCAGATCACCTACCTGGGATTCTGAGCCTCTGACGACGCCTGAGCCGCCGGGCCGGTGAGGGGGCCACCGCCACCTCACCGGCCCGAGCAAGCCGCCGTACCCCTACACGAACAAACTCAACACCGCCGCCACCGCGAACCCCGCCACCGACAGCACCGACTCCAGGACCGTCCAGGACTTCAGGGTGTCGCGCTCGCTGATGCCGAAGTACTTCGCCACCATCCAGAAGCCGCCGTCGTTGACGTGCGAGGCGAAGATCGAGCCTGCCGAGATCGCCATGATGACGAGGGCGACGAAGGCCTGGGAGTGGTCGCCCTCGGCGAGGAGGGGGGCGACGATGCCGGCCGTGGTGACGATGGCGACGGTGGCCGAGCCCTGGGCGACGCGCAGGACGACGGAGATCAGGTAGGAGAGGACGAGGACCGGCAGGCCGACGTCGTTGAAGGTGTCCGAGAGGGCCTGGGCGACACCGCTGGCCTTCAGTACGGCGCCGAAGATGCCGCCCGCGCCGACCACGAGCAGGATGTTGCCGACCGGCTTGAGGGATGAAGTCGACACCGTTTCAAGGGACTTGCGGGACCAGCCGCGCCGGATGCCGAGCAGGTAGTACGCCAGGAGCAGGGCGATGGTCAGGGCCACGAACGGGCTGCCGAAGAACTCGATCACCGAGCGGGTGGTGGAGGGGTCGAGCGCGATCGAGGAGAACGTCGCCGCCAGGATCAGCACCAGCGGCGTACCGATGATGCCGATGACGGTGCCGAGGGGGACCGGGCTCTCGCGCGGCTCGACGCCGGACGCCCGCTGCTCCTCCCGTACGGCCAGCTTGGCTTCCGCCGCGGCCTCGACCATGTCCTGCGGTACGGCGACGAAGATCCGCTTGCCGATCCAGGCGGCGTAGACCCAGGCGGCGGCCACGGCGGGGAGTCCGCAGACCACGCCCATGAGGATGACCCAGCCGAGATCCACGTGCAGGAGTCCGGCGGCGGCCACCGGGCCCGGGTGCGGCGGCAGGAACGCGTGCGTCACGGACAGACCCGCGAGCAGCGGCAGGCAGTACAGCAGGATCGACTTGCCGGAGCGCTTGGCGGCGGCGTACACGATCGGCGCGAGGACGAAGATGCCGACGTCGAAGAAGACCGGGATGCCGAAGATCAGGCCGGTGAGGCCCATCGCGAGCGGGGCCCGCTTCTCGCCGAACAGCCCGAGCAGCCGGGACGCCAACACCTCGGCGCCGCCGCTGACTTCGAGGATCGCGCCGAGCATCGTGCCCAGGCCGATGATGATCGCGACATGGCCGAGGATGCCGCCCATGCCGGACTCGATGACCGAGACGGCCGTGGATCTCTGGACGGTGCCGAAGAGTTCCGTGACCGACAGCCCGGCCGAGAGGCCGACGGCTATGGAGACGGCGAGCAGCGCGACGAAGGGCTGGAGCCGCAGCTTGATGATGAGGACGAGCAGGAGGGCGATGCCGAGGGCGGCGACCGTGAGCAGTCCGGCGGTGCCGTCGATGAGGAGGAGCAGGCCGCCGGTGTGGGGTGGGGTCTCGGGGACGGGGGCTGTCGCTGCGAGCGGATAGGAGAGCAAGGGGGACCTCTTCTTAAGTGCATAGAGCTTTCGGGCGTGGGGGATCGCGGCACGGCGCCCAAGGGATGACGGGCGCCGCACCGTGACGACGTACGGGGTGCGGGAGAGGTGGGGAGAGGAGCGTCAGCCGAGTACGGCCAGCGCGTCGATCTCGATGAGGAGTCCGGCCGGCAGACCGACGTAGACCGTCGTGCGGGCGGCGGGGGGCGCGGTGAGGCCCTGCTCCTCGAAGTAGGTGTTGTAGATGCCGTTCATCTCGGCGAAGTGGTCGACGTCGGTGAGGTAGACGCGGATCATCATCACGTCGTCCCAGCTCGCGCCGCCCTCTTCGAGGATCGCCTTGACGTTGGCGAGGGTCTGGAGGGTCTGCTCGCGCAGCGCCGGACCTGCGGTCGTGGGCGGCTGGCCCTCGACGGCCGGGAGGAAGCCGACCTGCCCGGCGACCTGGAGGATGTTCCCCTTCCGCACGCCGTGCGAGAACTTGGCGGGCGGGGTGGCGTGGGTCTTGGGGGTGAGGGCG harbors:
- a CDS encoding RidA family protein, whose amino-acid sequence is MTDKIALTPKTHATPPAKFSHGVRKGNILQVAGQVGFLPAVEGQPPTTAGPALREQTLQTLANVKAILEEGGASWDDVMMIRVYLTDVDHFAEMNGIYNTYFEEQGLTAPPAARTTVYVGLPAGLLIEIDALAVLG
- a CDS encoding helix-turn-helix domain-containing protein, with the translated sequence MDTQNLSAPSRAQSGIAGKNHPRTGGLDHDHTRHSTRFTVVGNHLVQHAELSLLAIGLACHIQSLPKRARVDIKTLAARFPEGTTRIAAALRELEAHGYLRRERQRVPGGRIVSRTISCNQPGRRNHDEPDHTPAPAKKPRPTRKKPLPAVPQPSYPSPTLLQQATDLLAGLRREDPRLLLTTNDTSHLAPGVAAWLERDLTPTAVRQALTTDLPDPLCRPAALLAHRLTTQLPPPPPFRAPSSPPPVRHPLRNCDDCDRAFRGPEPGRCRDCRDRIPAVTI
- a CDS encoding GntP family permease, whose product is MLSYPLAATAPVPETPPHTGGLLLLIDGTAGLLTVAALGIALLLVLIIKLRLQPFVALLAVSIAVGLSAGLSVTELFGTVQRSTAVSVIESGMGGILGHVAIIIGLGTMLGAILEVSGGAEVLASRLLGLFGEKRAPLAMGLTGLIFGIPVFFDVGIFVLAPIVYAAAKRSGKSILLYCLPLLAGLSVTHAFLPPHPGPVAAAGLLHVDLGWVILMGVVCGLPAVAAAWVYAAWIGKRIFVAVPQDMVEAAAEAKLAVREEQRASGVEPRESPVPLGTVIGIIGTPLVLILAATFSSIALDPSTTRSVIEFFGSPFVALTIALLLAYYLLGIRRGWSRKSLETVSTSSLKPVGNILLVVGAGGIFGAVLKASGVAQALSDTFNDVGLPVLVLSYLISVVLRVAQGSATVAIVTTAGIVAPLLAEGDHSQAFVALVIMAISAGSIFASHVNDGGFWMVAKYFGISERDTLKSWTVLESVLSVAGFAVAAVLSLFV